CGGCTTTGATGTCTCCTACGCCTTCCACCGCGCCAATCAGAGTTACCGGGCCCATGTGGTTTGCCCCACCTCGGCGCTGCCTTGCAGTGAACCCACCGCCTCGGTAAGCGCCAATGCCAACGAGCTCGCACTCAACTGGGTCGTCTCTGCGCCGATCCTCGGATTCCGTATCTTCGCCCTCGCCGGTGGCGGATTCGAGAGCTTCAATCCCACCGGAAGCAACGGCGTCAGCACTCAGAGCCAGACCAAGGGCCTTTACGACTACGGCGCAGGTGTTGACTGGACCGTCCTGCCTCACCTCGGCCTGCGCTTCCAGTACCGAGGCAACGTCTACAAAGCGCCCGATCTCGCCACCGCATTCAGCTCCACGGATAAGTTCACCCATGACGCCGAGCCCATGATCGGCGCCTACTTCAACTTCTAGTCGGTCTGGCCGTCCGCGCAACCCAGCAGCGACAACGTACGCTCATCCGGTCGGCCATCAAAAAAGCGCTCCAGCATGCGCTGGAAGATCACTTCTTCCGGCGCAGCCTGGGCAAACAGCGTCATCGATGACCGGAACTTCAGGTCATCCGGATACCCAAAAATCTCCTCCACCCTCTTTCCCTGGATATCCATCACCATCCGCATACACTCCCGCAGCCGTGACCCCAGCACCGGATGCGCCAGATACGCTCGCGCCTCTCCCAGGTCTGAGATCGCAAACCGATCAGCCATCGCGCTATGCCCCAGCCCGCGAAGTTGCGGAAATATAAACCACATCCAATGACTCTTCTTGTGCCCCGCACGCAGCTCCGCGCAAACCTGCGCATACACAGACTCCTGCGCCTCCACAAATCGCTGCAGCCGATAAGTCTCATCTATCATGCATTTCCGCCCCGCAAAAGCAAACGGGTGCCGTTCCTGGGAATCGGCACCCGCCCCATCTCAAGTTCGCTGCTCGTCAGAAGAGCTTCTTGTACCGGGGAATCCACGTGATCTGCACCATCCCCGTCGTATCGCTCTGCTGGCCAGGCTTGTAGATCGGAATCTTCCAGTCCTCATACTGCAGATAGCCGCGCACTTCAATGTCGCGATGAATGCGCTTCACCACCGAAAACTTGAAGTCGTTCTGCGTCGATCCGCCCTCAAAGAATGCCTTGCTGGCCTTGTCCCGGCGGTACATGAACTGCACATCTTCTTCGGGCGAAAGGTGATAAGTCACCCACGCCTGGCCGCCCTTGTTTTCGCGTCCAATCCAGTCGCCATACACAAAGCCCTTGTTGGTATTGCCTTGCCTCTGTACAGTCTCATATTCCATGAACTGGCCGCTCTGCACATGGTTGCTCACCGGGTCGGTCGAGTCCGCTTCCACGCGCAGATCCAGCTTCGGCAGCCCGGGGAAATGCGACAGATAAATCCCGGGCGCAATGGCGGCGCGGCGGGGGGAATCCACCGGGCTCACATCGTCATGTACCAGCGAATCGGCATACAGCGTCACCCATTTGCGCAGGAACGGCAGCCGGTAATTGAAATCAAAGTTGCTGAAGCGCGCGCCCGGGTCCTTGTTCGTCAACTTGGTCCCGTACACATTCTGAAAGCTCTTGAAGCTCTGCCAGAAGGTGCCCAGCGTGACCGGCTCATGTCCCGCGCCGCCCCAGATCACCGTGCGGGCAAAACCCATTTCCAGGTTGCGCGTCGGCTTGAAGCTCAGCTTCTCCATATGGACCCAGGGCGAATTCGGATCCGTATGGCCCTTCAAACTTCCCACAAAAAACTCGTAGCGGAATGGCCCCGTGATGCGCGACACCAGAGGAATCCGGAAGGGATCGACATCATTGATCTGGAAGGCGTAGATGTCCTCGGCATTGTTGCTCCATGACATGGACGCACCCTGATCGGGGCCAAGCCAGTGGTCCATCTTGCCCAGCGAAAACTCATTTCCTATCCAGTGAAACCCGACATTCGCCTCCAGAATTCTGAAGTCGTTCGCTGCCGGAATCGGTCCTGCAGGAATCGTGTCATAGCGGATATTCGGATCGTAGGGAATCGAGTCAACCGTATTCGACAAGTACGAAGCAAGGCTTTCGGAATACCCAGCCGCGCTCGGCGCATGCTGGTACTCCCCGCGGAAGTAGAGCGTCCATCGTCCCGCTTCGCTGCGCGTGCTGAAGCCCGTGTAGTCGTTAAATCCTGACTCGTAGGGCCGCCCATAATCGTTGATGATCGTCTGGCCCAGATGATAGCTGTCTCTCAGCGGAGTGCCGCCGATGCCGCGAAACTGCTGATACGCGCTGTCCAATTCGGTCGAGGGCTGCGTGAGCGTCGTGGGATGCTCCACGTCCGGCTCCACGGTATTCCACAGTGCCTCATAAATCTCGATCGCCTGCGTGTCCTTGTCGCCGTTCAGCGCCAGCCGCTGCGCCGTCTCTTCGAGCATCTGAGCAATCTGCAGCCGCGTCCAGGGCCGAATGCCCATGAAAGCCGTATCCAGATAGCCCAGCGAATGCAGCCGGTCCAGCGCCGGATACATCCAGCTATCCATCGGCACAAACGTCGAGCCTTCCGTATTGGTCACATAAGGGGAGGGCATCACCGACTGGCCCATCGGCCTCGCCGGGGCCGCCCATAGCGTGGATGCGGCAACGCCGGCGAACACGCCGGCTGCAAAAATGCGCGGAAACAGTCTCACTCAGACCTCGTCAGGAGTGTTTTCGTGAAATTCTGCGGCCTCGTACCAGTGGCCGGAACTCGGGTTGACTCTCAGGCTAGTAGAACGCGAAAGGGAACACAACCATACGCGAACGCCGGTGGGGCATGCTCCTGAGATGCGCCACCGGCGGTCAGCATAGAGAAAAATGATCAGGTGCGATCCTGCGCAAACTTATGCCCGCGCCGGATCGCCCTTTTCCGTATCCACTCCAAGGTCGGCAAAAGCCTTCTGCGCTTCCTTGGCGTCGAACTTGCCCTCGCGGGCCAGCCGCGAAAGAGTGGCCGTGGCAATCGACTCGGCATTCACCTCAAAGTGGCTGCGCAGATGCTCGCGGTTGTCGCTGCGCCCGAAGCCATCCGTGCCCAGCGAGATCAGCCGCGTCGGCAGCCACGGAGCCAGTTGGTCCGGGACCACCTTCATATAATCGCTCGCCGCGATGATTGGTCCCTTCGTGCCCTTCAGTGCTTCCAGCAGGTACGGCGTCTTCTCCGCATCGGCCGGATGCAGCCGGTTCCAGCGCTCCACCGCCAGCGCATCGCGGCGCAGCTCGGTATAGCTGGTCACGCTCCACACATCGGTCTGCACGCCATACTTCTCCGCCAGAATCTGCTGCGCCCGCAGCGCCTCGCGCAAGATCGGGCCGCTGCCGAACAGTTGCGCCACGGCCTTGCCCTTCGCTGCCGGGCTCACCTTGTACAGGCCGCGCAGAATGCCTTCTTCCACGCCATCCGGCATCGCCGGCATCGCATAGTCTTCGTTGTACATCGTGATGTAGTAGAAGACGTTCTCGTTGTTCTCATACATGCGGCGCAGCCCATCGCGCAGAATCACGGCCATCTCATACACATAGGCAGGGTCATAGCTCACGCAGGTGGGCACCGTGCTTGAGAGCACATGGCTGTGTCCGTCCTGGTGCTGCAGGCCCTCGCCCAGCATGGTGGTGCGCCCGGCCGTGCCGCCCATCAAAAAGCCCTTGCCGCGCGAATCGGCAAACGCCCACACCATGTCGCCCACACGCTGAAAACCGAACATGGAGTAGTACATGTAGAAGGGAATCGCCGGCACCTTGTAGTTCGCATACGCCGTACCCGCCGCCGTGAACGATGCCATCGATCCGGCTTCCGTGATGCCTTCTTCCAGAATCTGCCCGTCCTTCTCCTCGCGGTAGTAGAGCAGCATGTCCTGATCGTGCGGCGTGTACTTCTGGCCTTCGCTGGCATAAATGCCCACCTGGCGAATCGCCGACTCCAGCCCAAACGTGCGGCCCTCATCCGGCACAATCGGCACAATCAGCTTGCCGATCTGCGAGTCCTTCAGCAGGTGGCGCAGGATGCTCACAAAGCCCATCGTCGTCGAGACTTCGCGTCCGCGCGATCCGCCCGTCCACTCGCCAAAATAATCCAGACCCGGCGTCTTGAACTCGATCTGCGGCGCATTGCGATGCGGCAGGTAGCCGCCCAGCTCCTCGCGCCGTGCATGCATATAGGCCAGCTCCTCGCTGTCCTTCGCGGGGCGGTAAGGCTTGGTCTGCTTCACCAGCTCTTCCGGCACGGAAATGTTGAAGCGCTTCACAAATCCCGCCAGCGCGTCATCGGTCAGCTTCTTTTCCTGGTGAGCGGCATTGCGTGACTGTGTCGTGCCGATGCCGTAGCCCTTCACAGTCTTGGCCAGAATCACCGTCGGCCCGCCCTGATGCTCCAGCGCGCGCTTGTATGCGTTGTAGACCTTTACCGGATCGTGGCCGCCGCGATGCAGGTTTGCCAGCTCGTCGTCTGACATATCCTTCACCAGTTCCAGCAGCTCTGGATACTTGCCGAAGAAGTGCTCGCGCAGATACGCGCCGCCCTTCGCCTTGTAGGCCTGGAAGTCGCCATCCACGCACTCTTCCATGCGCTTCAGTAGCAGGCCCGTGTGGTCGCGCTCAAACAGGCGGTCCCAGTCCGAGCCCCACAATACCTTGATCACATTCCAGCCCGCGCCGTGGAAGATGCCTTCCAGCTCATCCACAATGCGCTTGTTGCCGCGCACCGGGCCATCCAGCCGCTGCAGGTTGCAGTTGATCACAAACACCAGGTTGTCGAGCTTCTCGCGTGTCGCAAGTCCAATCGCGCCGAGCGTATCCACTTCGTCCGTCTCGCCGTCGCCCACAAACGCCCACACCTTGCGCGGCGTTTTCTCAATCAGCTTGCGGTTTTCCAGGTACCGCATAAAGCGCGCCTGATAGATCGCATTCAGCGGACCAATGCCCATTGACACCGTAGGGAAGCGCCAGAAGTTCGGCATCAGCCACGGGTGCGGATACGAAGACAGGCCCGGCTTGTCGCGCAGTTCATGGCGGAAGTTCAGCAGGTTCTCATCCTCAAAGCGGCCTTCGAGATACGCGCGCGCATACACACCCGGCGACGCATGGCCCTGAAAATAGATGAAGTCACCCGGCTGGTCCCCATAGCTCGCGTGGAAGAAATGATTGAAGCCCACTTCCAGCAGCGTCGCCAGTGAAGAATACGTGGCAATGTGCCCGCCGATGCCATCGTCCTTCTTGTTCTGCCCATGCACCATCGCCATCGCGTTCCAGCGAATCAGCGCTTCCACGCGCTCCTCAAGCGCGCGGTTGCCCGGGTAAGGCACTTCCTCATGCTGAGGAATCGTGTTCATGTACGGAGTCGTGATCTGGCTGGGAGCGGCAATGCCGGCTTCACGCGCACGCTGCCGCAGAGCATCCAGCAGTTGTGCGCCCTGATCGGGACCCTCGGCGACCACTACATCGTCAAAGGCCTCAATCCACTCGGAGACTTCCTGGGTGAAGTCGTTCATTACGGGTACGGGTGTCTTCGTCGTCATCGGAATCCTGTCTTCTCCTCGGCCCAGCCGTCCTGCGGCTTATGCAGAAAATGTCGTGTGCTTCGCGCGGCGCGCCGGCGTGCGGGAAACCCGTCCGGCCGCTTGCAAAAACTCTTCAGTGATGCGCGCCCGGTGCCCGGCTTCGAGCAGTCCCTTGCGCGCCAGATGTGCTTCCATGCGGGCGATCGCATTCCCATCGCCCTTTTCCAAACGAATGTCCTTGCAGTCAATCAGCGTCGGGCCGGTGCCCTCGCGCGCCCTCTGCATCATCTCAAACGCCACCCGGTACAGGGCCACCACATCATGCGCATCTACCGGAACGCTGATCACACCCTCGATCGCGGCCTCGCCGCTCCAGTCAAAGGCATCCTCCCCGGTCAGCTTGCGCGGCGAGGGCAGTAGCACATACAGAATCGGCAGCCTATGCCGCGCCGCAAACCGCAGCGCCTCGCGAAACGCCTCCGGAACCAGCCGGTCCGGCGTCGCAAAGGCCAGCACCACCGCACCCGGGTGCTGCAGTTGCTGCGTCAGGGCGATGCCGGTAGCGATGGAGAGGGGAGCTTCGATGGGCTGGGGCAGAAGGGGAGTGGCGGAGTTCTCAATTAGTTGCGCGGCCGGTCCGGGAACAGTGACCGTAATGCGGTCAATTGCCTCAATTCCCGCCAGCATGGCCGCGAATACGGCCTCGTAGCGGCCCTGCGCTCGCGGCTCCCGCGCCGCCAGCCGCACCATCGCCGCATACAGTTCCAGGAGCCGCGCATTGCTGATCAGCGGCGCGCCGTGCTTGCCTGCAACGTCGGCGTCGGCGGCCGATTCCGGGTTCAAAATAGCAGTTTGGCTCATGGCAAAAGGATGGTGCCTGCGACCTTAAATTCTATCGCACCATAGGCATGCCGTGGCACCCGCGTGCGCTCCATCTTCGACGCACGCACAAAAGGGCGGGATGCTTGCCAGCATCCCGCCCTTTATGTCGTCCGGCTTATCTCACGCTGCTTTAGCGCAGGTTAAAGACAAATCCAAACCGCGCCTGGTAGTTGTTCTGCCACTGCCCGTTGTAATCAAACCGCTCGCCCGTCCACTCCGCCGGAACAAACTCCAGCCCGAAGCGAGGCGTCAGGTTCACGTCAAACCCAAGACCGGCCGACGCCGTCGGATTCCACGTAATCCCCGGATGCGTCCTCGTGCCAAACATGTTCCGGCCGATGCCCGTGCGCGTCTCACCCGCTTCGCCAAAGACAAACGGCGTGCCCCGCCAGCGCGGATTCAGCGTATACCGCGGCCCTGCCATCATCGAGAGCTTGTTCTCTACGGGATAAACGCCACTCGTGTAGGAACTCACAAAGTCCGCCTGCAGGCCAAGCCGTTTCGTAAAGTTGATCTCCGGCATCACTCCCCACCCAGCCAGCAACTCGTGGTTCACTCCCGGCGTATCCTGGGTCCATTGCCGCGTGAAGACGCCCGTAAAGGCAACCGACCCGCGCAGCTTGCGGTCCTTTGCCGGCTTCATCGCCATCTGGTTGCTCGATGCTGTCATCTGGGGGGAAGGGGCGCTCTCAGGCCCGTCCTGTGCCACAGCAGCCGTGGCCGTCGAAGCGAGAATCAGCGTAAGCGCAATCATTATGTTTTTCATCGGAATCTACATCTCCTCCAAAGGGTGGCAAGTATGCCAACCCCAGTCCTATCTCTGATGTAGAAGTAGTGAACCGTGTCGCCTCAAAAATACGTCACAGTAGCGGATATTTTTTTCGCTCGAAAAAGCGCCGCTCAGGCAACCCGGCGCGGGACCGCGTCCATCCCGGAAAATGCGTCGCAGACAGCCTTCGATCGCAGGTCTGGCGCGGGCCGGGCGCTCTTCCGCCCTCCTGGTGTGCAGGCGTGCCGCTCCCATCGAGCGCCGGTAAGTAAGAAGGAATGTCCCTGGCGAATTCACAAAAATGAAAAGTTGCCAGACTCGCACGTTCACACGCAAAGCGCAAGAGGAAAACCCACGCGAATTTTCCTCAGAAATGTTGAAATGCCTGTGCATATTCCGGTGTCAATTCCCGAAAGTGCAACAGGCATGCCCACTTCAGCACATTGCACCGCTTCCGGTGCATCGCCTTAAAAAATTTACGTCGAATAATCCGCGTTGATGTGTACGTACTCGCTCGTCAGATCCGTCGTCCAGAAACGGCACTTTCCATCGCCCATTCCCAGCACAATTCTGATCGAGAACTCGCGCTGCTTCAGGTAAGCATGCGCCGCCGCCTCGTCATACAGCGGCGAACGTCCGCCGTAACGGCAGATTTCATGCTCACCAAACCAGATGCCGACCTTCTCCGGCACAATCGCCACACCGGAGTAGCCAATCGCTGCCATCAGCCTTCCCCAGTTCGGATCATTGCCCGCCCAAGCCGTCTTCACCAGCGGCGAATGCGCGATGGTCTTTGCAATCGCCCGCGCATCGGCATCGCTCGCCGCGCCTTCAATCTGCAGCTCCACCACGTGCGTCACGCCTTCGCCGTCATCCACAATCTGCTTCGCCAGTGAGAGGCACACCGCGTTCAGCGCCGCGCCAAAGGCCTCCACTCCGGCCTCTACACGCGCGTCCGCCGTGCTTGAGGCCAGCAGCAGCACCGTGTCATTGGTCGAGGTATCGCCGTCAATCGACACCGAGTTGAAGCTCTGCTCCACCGCGCCCCGCAGATACCCGTCCAGTACCGCCGGCTCCATCACCGCATCGGTGAACACGTACGCCAGCATCGTCGCATGCGGCACCAGTTGCGGACCGATCATGCCCGCGCCCTTGCACGCCCCGGCAATCCGCACCGTCTTGCCGCCGATCGTGCAGGTGGCCGTGGCCACCTTCGGCTTCGTATCCGTCGTCAGAATCGCCCGCGCAAAGGCCGAGAACTGTTCCGCCGTCGCCTGCGCCTGTTCGCGCGCAGCAGGCAGAGCCCGCACCAGAATCTCCGCCGGCAGCGGCACTCCGATAATGCCCGTCGAGGAAGGGAAGACCTCGTGCTCTTCGCAGCCAAACGTCGCCGCCGCGGCGGAGCACACCTCCCGCGCCGCCCGCAGTCCAGCCTCGCCGGTCGCGCAGTTCGCGTTGCCTGAGTTCACGGCCACCACCCGCACGCGGCCGCCGCTCCGGGCCATGTGCTCGCGGTCCACCACCAGGGGAGCGGCCTGCACGCGATTCGCCGTATACAGCGCCGCAGCGGACGCAGGTGCTTCCGCAATCACCAGTGCAAAGTCAGGCTTGCCGCTGGCTTTGATTCCCGCCGTCACGGCGGCAAATTGAAATCCGCCCGGAAGGGCATCGGCAGAGAGAAGCAGGTTATCGTTGGTCATGAGCTTTTATTTTCACCTGAAATCCCTCTTCTTTATGCAATCCATGTACTTCCTCTGTTAACTAAAATCGCTTTTTCTCCGTGCTATCTCTGGAACAGCCTGATAAAAAGGTTGGAGGCAAACCCGACCCCTCTAAGGAAGGTCCATGAGCGCAGAGCCCCATTCCCCCGAGGCACCCTCCGCCGCCAGCGGCAGCACAGCTTTCACCTCACAGGTGGCTGCGCCCCAGACCACGCTTTTTCTTGAAATGCAGCACGTCGATGTCGCCCGCGGCGAAAACATCGTTCTCCATGACGTTTCGCTGCGCATCGCACGTGGCGAGCAGATGGTCATCCTCGGGCCCAACGGCTGCGGCAAATCCACGCTCATCAAGACCATCACGCGCGAGTGCTACCCCATCCCAAAGGATGGCTCCTGCATGCGCCTCTTCGGCTATGACCGCTGGGTCGTCTCCGAGCTGCGCCAATATCTCGGCGTCGTCGAGCAAACGCTTCCTTCCGAACGAACGCCCACCACGCGCGGCCGCGACGTCGTCATCGCCGGCCTGCTGGGCACCGCCACCCTCTGGCCCCACCAGACTGTCACCGCCGAAATGCGCGAACGGGCCGACACCGCTCTCGGCCTCCTGGACGCGCATCACCTTGCAGAAAAGCTTGTCGGCCGCATGTCCGCCGGCGAGCAGCGCCGCGTCCTTATCGCCCGCGCACTCGTCCATGCGCCAGAAATGCTTCTCCTCGACGAGCCTTCCAACGCCCTCGACATGGCCGCACAACAGGAGCTGCGTGAAGTCCTCCGCTCCATCGCCGGCATGGGCATTGGCATCCTGATGGTCACCCACCACCTCGGCGACATCCTCCCCGAGATGGATCGCGTGCTCATGCTCCGCGCCGGCCGCATCTACGCCGACGCCCCCAAGCATGACCTCATCACACCCCAGATCATGGCCGATCTCTTCGGCGCACAGGTCGAGATCGTCGAGCGCAACGGCTACCTGCACGCCTGGTAGCCTACGCCGCTCCCGCAAAGCTGCGTCGTCGCCAGCAAATAACTGCGTCATTCTGAACCGCAAAGCGGTGAAACAGGGTAGGAAGAATCCCGGCGATGCTTCGGTCGCATACACCGCCTCAGGTTTCTCTCGCACTCCCGGCCGGATTCCTGAAAGGGAGCGCGACATCAGCCCCTGCCGCTCCGCCTCAACGCTGGCTCTGCGTCACCGGCTGCGTCTGCACCAGTTGAATCGGATACACATACTTCAAATACATGTAGAAAAAGCCCATCGAGAACGCCAGAATAATCACCCCCAGCGTCGCCGAATGCACCTCAAGCCCAGTGGCGGAAATCTTCAGCGTCGTGCCACTCGGCTCGCTCGCCACCGCTGTGGCCGCGGCTCCATCGCCAGCCGCTGCGGCCGCCGTCAGCGCCGCCGCATGCGCATCCATCACTTCCATGCGCTTGCTGCCCAGCCGCATGCTGTACTGCAGTTGCCAGGCAGCAAAAATGATGCCAGCCACCACCAGCAGGACGCTCACTACAAAAATCACAATGCCTGACCAGTACTGCCACACAAACACATTCCGGGTGTGGTGCCACTGATAAATCAGGTAATTCAACTCCGCCTCTTCCTCCTTTTTCTGCAGTGCTGAAAGCTGCGTATCGCTACTGTGAGCGACCTGATCGGGAACGATCTTGGCGTCTCCCTTGCACGGCACAATCTCGCGTTCGCCGCCCACCATCTGCAGGCTCGGCTTGCAAGGAGGCTGAATGCTCATGCGCTCAACGTATAGATGATGCACCGCTCCGGCCGTCTGCTGCGCGAGGCAGGGAACAGCGCAAAGTAGCAAAAGATACGCCAGTCGTTTCATCGGCTCTGGGACTCGCTGTCGAGAAGATCTTTCAACATGCTTATGCGTTCCGCCAAAATCCTATCCAGTGTCCAGTTTGGGTGTTTCTGCTCGTATCGCAGTTCAGTCTCCACACCTTCCTGAGCGTTTTGAGACGCCTCTCCAATCATGCGCAGAAGCTCTGTATTTTCGGTTTCGTACCAGTTCGCGGAGGGACTGAAGCAACGTACAGCGTTCACGCCTGTATTTCCTACGCCTATTCCCAAATCTGCAGAAATCGCGCTATCGGCTTCTGCTCCCTGCGTCGCATGTTGGGTCGTCTGAGGTTTCGCCGGCCCGGTTCCGGGCTGCGTCTGCGCCGCCACCATTTGCCCGCAAAGCAATAGGCCCACAAAACAGCCGAAGGGATGAGGCAACGTTCGCTTCATGAATTGTCCCTGGAAGGAGATGCCGCAACATTAGGACCGAACCTCAGCGCCGTCAAGAAGATTCGTCCTCCAACCGCCACCGCTCCCCGCCTGTCATGCCGGCCAAAGCTCCGCCCCTAATCCCTTGTCATCCCGACCGAGCGAAGTGAGCGGAGGGACCTGCGCTCCCTCTCGCCCCATAAGACTCAGCCCCTGAAGGGTACGGGCTTTAGCCCGTACATCCACCCCGCAAAAGTGTGAGTGAGCAAGATCTGTGTCACTGGTGGGAGATTACGGGAGACGGCGGGAATCAGCGGGATTGGCGCGGGCGAAACACGCTTTTCCACAAACAAAAGAGCCCACACGGATTCGCACGATCGGTGACACTAAACTCGCGCACTTCCGTTGGATTCAAAGGGTAAGTTGTTGATTTTTCGTTTACAGAGTGCGGAAATCCAACGGAAGTGTTCCGTTGGATCAGAACACAGCCTAACGGCAGATGTGGAAAACTCTTCAAACCCGCGAATCGAGCGGTCGCATCGCCTACCAGCAATCCAACGGAAGTGACCAGAAACCCTCTAAAAAGGAAAATCCAACGGAAGTGAGGCAATATTCCATTTTTGGAATATCACCTCACCCGTCACATCTCAATAAGCCGCCCAGCGGCCCTTCAAATATTCCTGCGCATAGGCGATTTCCTGCGCGCTCAGTACACGGTTGACCACGACGCCTTCCAGGAAAGAGTCAATGGATTGAAAGCCCGCGATCGCGTTCGAGCCACCGAGGATAGCCAGCCGCTGACCGCTGCTGACTGCCGTGTTCGTGCCCAACGTGTCGTTTACCGTGGTCATCGTCTCAGCAGCGCCGTTGAGCGTGATCGATACACCGGCGGCATGCCCCGATCCGTCATACGTTACAGTCGCGATGTATGGATGGCCAGCGGCCAGTACCGTCGCGCCATGCACGTTGATGGCATACGCCTGAGCACCGTTGTAGCTCAAGGCGAAAGTGAAAGTGCCACCGCTCGGCTTGCTACCTCCGACAAACCAGCCCCGAAAGGCAGCTGCCGGGTCCATACAGCTCATGATGGCTTCCCACGAATTGTTGCCGTTGTATGGCGACGCGCCGACGCGTTTGAAAGCGAGCAGAAGGCTGAAGGGTTTGTTGTACTCAAACTGCACAGCAGCAGGCGCTGTAGCTGTGGCGAGTACTTGCGCAGTGGCCGAACTGGACGCGATGCCGGGCAGATTGTTCTGCTCATTTGCCGTCAAGGCCGGCTGCTCCGCACTCGTCGTCTGCACGAGCGCATAAGCGTTGGTCGATTGCCCAAGGAGCTGACTTACAGCGCCGGCCGAAGAAGTTACACCAGCGTCCGCCTTGAGCCATGCGGCGAGATTTGCGCCGAGCATGGAAGGACGCCAATTGAGTGAAAGGCCACCGGCCGAAAAATCGGCGCCACTGAGAATGAGCTGCCTGCCCATGATGTCTCCTTAGAGGACTGGGATTTGGAAGTGAACGCAGCGATTGCGAAGATCGTTGCCGTAAATCGAAGGCGTGGCATCCGAGTCGCACAAGTTTCCGCGCGGCCCTGAGGTTGGCCCTGCGTACGCGGCCGTGCCGCTGGTCGGCGTGGTCCAGGCGTAGGCGAGCTTCGGACTGCCTCCGGTGGAAGGACCCGAGAGCACAATCTCCAGAGTCTCCGGTCCTACGATATTGATGGCGGTGATTGTCGGAGGCGTCGCCGAACCATCGGTAAACTCAAAACCGTACTTACTGCCTGGGAAGTTATCTGGCTCGGTGACATTGACGGTGTCGATCTGCAGAGGAGCCACCGGCACATAGAAGTCAGCGATGATCGAGTTACCACGCATGTAAGCCGAGCGCGGTTCCAGAGGGCGCCAGCTCTTACCCTGCATCACGTAGGCCAGAACTTTGGCAAACTCCTCGCCGTGCCAGCGGTAGCCGATCGCGCTCAGGTGAACGCCCTGGCCGGCCTCGTAAGGCAGATGATACTTCGGCCCTACGCACAGCAGCTT
The DNA window shown above is from Acidobacterium capsulatum ATCC 51196 and carries:
- the argJ gene encoding bifunctional glutamate N-acetyltransferase/amino-acid acetyltransferase ArgJ, whose protein sequence is MTNDNLLLSADALPGGFQFAAVTAGIKASGKPDFALVIAEAPASAAALYTANRVQAAPLVVDREHMARSGGRVRVVAVNSGNANCATGEAGLRAAREVCSAAAATFGCEEHEVFPSSTGIIGVPLPAEILVRALPAAREQAQATAEQFSAFARAILTTDTKPKVATATCTIGGKTVRIAGACKGAGMIGPQLVPHATMLAYVFTDAVMEPAVLDGYLRGAVEQSFNSVSIDGDTSTNDTVLLLASSTADARVEAGVEAFGAALNAVCLSLAKQIVDDGEGVTHVVELQIEGAASDADARAIAKTIAHSPLVKTAWAGNDPNWGRLMAAIGYSGVAIVPEKVGIWFGEHEICRYGGRSPLYDEAAAHAYLKQREFSIRIVLGMGDGKCRFWTTDLTSEYVHINADYST
- the aceE gene encoding pyruvate dehydrogenase (acetyl-transferring), homodimeric type; protein product: MTTKTPVPVMNDFTQEVSEWIEAFDDVVVAEGPDQGAQLLDALRQRAREAGIAAPSQITTPYMNTIPQHEEVPYPGNRALEERVEALIRWNAMAMVHGQNKKDDGIGGHIATYSSLATLLEVGFNHFFHASYGDQPGDFIYFQGHASPGVYARAYLEGRFEDENLLNFRHELRDKPGLSSYPHPWLMPNFWRFPTVSMGIGPLNAIYQARFMRYLENRKLIEKTPRKVWAFVGDGETDEVDTLGAIGLATREKLDNLVFVINCNLQRLDGPVRGNKRIVDELEGIFHGAGWNVIKVLWGSDWDRLFERDHTGLLLKRMEECVDGDFQAYKAKGGAYLREHFFGKYPELLELVKDMSDDELANLHRGGHDPVKVYNAYKRALEHQGGPTVILAKTVKGYGIGTTQSRNAAHQEKKLTDDALAGFVKRFNISVPEELVKQTKPYRPAKDSEELAYMHARREELGGYLPHRNAPQIEFKTPGLDYFGEWTGGSRGREVSTTMGFVSILRHLLKDSQIGKLIVPIVPDEGRTFGLESAIRQVGIYASEGQKYTPHDQDMLLYYREEKDGQILEEGITEAGSMASFTAAGTAYANYKVPAIPFYMYYSMFGFQRVGDMVWAFADSRGKGFLMGGTAGRTTMLGEGLQHQDGHSHVLSSTVPTCVSYDPAYVYEMAVILRDGLRRMYENNENVFYYITMYNEDYAMPAMPDGVEEGILRGLYKVSPAAKGKAVAQLFGSGPILREALRAQQILAEKYGVQTDVWSVTSYTELRRDALAVERWNRLHPADAEKTPYLLEALKGTKGPIIAASDYMKVVPDQLAPWLPTRLISLGTDGFGRSDNREHLRSHFEVNAESIATATLSRLAREGKFDAKEAQKAFADLGVDTEKGDPARA
- a CDS encoding thiamine pyrophosphate-dependent enzyme; this encodes MSQTAILNPESAADADVAGKHGAPLISNARLLELYAAMVRLAAREPRAQGRYEAVFAAMLAGIEAIDRITVTVPGPAAQLIENSATPLLPQPIEAPLSIATGIALTQQLQHPGAVVLAFATPDRLVPEAFREALRFAARHRLPILYVLLPSPRKLTGEDAFDWSGEAAIEGVISVPVDAHDVVALYRVAFEMMQRAREGTGPTLIDCKDIRLEKGDGNAIARMEAHLARKGLLEAGHRARITEEFLQAAGRVSRTPARRAKHTTFSA
- a CDS encoding DUF1810 domain-containing protein, encoding MIDETYRLQRFVEAQESVYAQVCAELRAGHKKSHWMWFIFPQLRGLGHSAMADRFAISDLGEARAYLAHPVLGSRLRECMRMVMDIQGKRVEEIFGYPDDLKFRSSMTLFAQAAPEEVIFQRMLERFFDGRPDERTLSLLGCADGQTD
- a CDS encoding capsule assembly Wzi family protein, whose product is MRLFPRIFAAGVFAGVAASTLWAAPARPMGQSVMPSPYVTNTEGSTFVPMDSWMYPALDRLHSLGYLDTAFMGIRPWTRLQIAQMLEETAQRLALNGDKDTQAIEIYEALWNTVEPDVEHPTTLTQPSTELDSAYQQFRGIGGTPLRDSYHLGQTIINDYGRPYESGFNDYTGFSTRSEAGRWTLYFRGEYQHAPSAAGYSESLASYLSNTVDSIPYDPNIRYDTIPAGPIPAANDFRILEANVGFHWIGNEFSLGKMDHWLGPDQGASMSWSNNAEDIYAFQINDVDPFRIPLVSRITGPFRYEFFVGSLKGHTDPNSPWVHMEKLSFKPTRNLEMGFARTVIWGGAGHEPVTLGTFWQSFKSFQNVYGTKLTNKDPGARFSNFDFNYRLPFLRKWVTLYADSLVHDDVSPVDSPRRAAIAPGIYLSHFPGLPKLDLRVEADSTDPVSNHVQSGQFMEYETVQRQGNTNKGFVYGDWIGRENKGGQAWVTYHLSPEEDVQFMYRRDKASKAFFEGGSTQNDFKFSVVKRIHRDIEVRGYLQYEDWKIPIYKPGQQSDTTGMVQITWIPRYKKLF
- a CDS encoding outer membrane protein encodes the protein MKSWLKCLPFVTSALLLAAALPAQAQTSVGVSALGAFPSSTSSNMTEQNPYKQAGFMVELRHISNPLVGFDVSYAFHRANQSYRAHVVCPTSALPCSEPTASVSANANELALNWVVSAPILGFRIFALAGGGFESFNPTGSNGVSTQSQTKGLYDYGAGVDWTVLPHLGLRFQYRGNVYKAPDLATAFSSTDKFTHDAEPMIGAYFNF